From the uncultured Trichococcus sp. genome, one window contains:
- a CDS encoding glycosyltransferase family 2 protein codes for MNKKVISIIVPCYNEEEMIPLFYDEINKISQTMDTVLFEFIFVNDGSKDGTLKKFKELANKDTRVKYYSFSRNFGKEAALYAGLVHAQGDYVAVMDVDLQDPPELLPEMYRLIREDGYDCIGTRRKDRAGEPVIRSFFARGFYKLINRISDTEIIDGARDFRLMSRQMVDAILSMTEYNRFSKGIFSWVGFETKYLEFENKERVAGQTTWSFWSLFKYSLDGIVAFSEVPLALASIVGFLTFGVALVLALFFAIRTLLFGNATSGWTSMVVIVLALGGIQLLSLGIIGNYLGKTFLETKRRPIYILKESSESNIFDKKGAEKNE; via the coding sequence ATGAATAAGAAGGTAATTTCCATCATTGTTCCTTGTTACAATGAAGAAGAAATGATTCCTTTATTTTATGATGAAATAAACAAAATTAGCCAAACGATGGATACCGTACTGTTCGAATTCATTTTTGTGAATGACGGATCCAAAGATGGCACCTTAAAGAAATTCAAAGAATTGGCAAACAAAGACACCCGAGTTAAGTACTATTCATTTTCACGCAATTTCGGCAAAGAGGCGGCTTTGTACGCTGGCTTGGTGCATGCCCAAGGGGACTATGTTGCTGTAATGGATGTCGATCTGCAGGACCCTCCTGAATTGCTTCCGGAAATGTACAGACTGATCAGGGAAGATGGCTATGATTGTATCGGAACAAGGAGAAAGGATCGCGCAGGGGAGCCGGTCATACGTTCCTTTTTCGCCAGAGGCTTCTATAAGCTGATCAATCGTATTTCCGATACGGAAATCATTGACGGGGCCAGGGATTTTCGCCTGATGAGCCGTCAAATGGTGGATGCAATCTTAAGCATGACTGAATACAATCGGTTTTCAAAAGGAATCTTCAGCTGGGTGGGATTCGAAACAAAATATTTGGAATTCGAAAATAAAGAACGTGTCGCAGGGCAAACAACTTGGTCCTTTTGGTCATTGTTCAAGTATTCCTTGGATGGCATCGTCGCATTCTCCGAGGTTCCGCTGGCGTTGGCGTCGATCGTGGGTTTCCTGACATTTGGAGTTGCCCTCGTTCTCGCGTTGTTTTTTGCGATACGAACTTTGCTGTTTGGTAACGCGACATCAGGATGGACATCAATGGTTGTAATCGTCCTGGCTTTAGGAGGGATTCAACTTTTGAGTTTGGGAATCATCGGAAATTATTTAGGCAAGACATTCTTGGAAACCAAGCGAAGACCCATCTACATATTGAAGGAGTCCAGTGAAAGCAATATTTTTGATAAGAAGGGCGCCGAAAAGAATGAATAA
- a CDS encoding GW dipeptide domain-containing protein, protein MKKVMRKVKCQWVTAAVMGAVFVAFGAADAPKIAAVEGNDSETTVPVVEEGRMPSSVDGSSTDTEVDPVDEYDEPTLTTATKTAVAATDYAQVISTEDKFYDAIISRGTDAINTAPWGTEGYQTIGHSSAYLNSEVSVSREQTMDYGVTWALISHKGQELGWIAKDALKEATYAQSVSEKAADYSATIIRGTDAINTAPWGAKGFRTIGNSSAYLGTEVSVSREQTMDYGVTWALISHKGQELGWIAKDALKEQAYAQSVSEKAADYSATIIRGTDAINTAPWGAKGFRTIGNSSAYLGMEVSVSQEQTMDYGVTWALMSHKGQELGWIAKDALKEKTYAQITKETAVSYDAIVNRDSDAINTAPWGTKGYRTTASSADYLDQTVEVTKEQTTDYGVTWALMSLNGEELGWIAKEALKEVSYAQIVAEKAGTYPALISRGTDAINTAPWGTKGYRTKHSSAEYLGQTVEVAKEQTTDYGVTWAQISVDGQELGWIAKEALTALERKTETKTAEIGYPTIEKEDATIPAGERWTVQSGIKGYDTVTYEVDYADGIEIGRREVSRTTTAVREEIVKVGTQQVNGAGEEGSATQYLRVADGDSLWGLYEKYGQTVDQLMKWNDIVDPDLLSIGQLIGVDGYNRYAAIIKEHQIFASEEEFLAYITPISQTLAAKNGLYASVMIAQAIHESDWGTSGLTTLSHNLFGIKGSFDGNSVDMPTNEVINGELITITAGFRAYSSLYESAQDYVDLLLNQPGENGKHYAPVWMENTTSYKDATAALQGRYATDPNYAERLDKYIEKYQLCQFDTPKGECPASDQ, encoded by the coding sequence ATGAAGAAAGTAATGCGCAAAGTAAAGTGTCAGTGGGTAACGGCGGCGGTGATGGGTGCCGTTTTCGTAGCTTTCGGTGCAGCAGATGCACCCAAAATAGCGGCTGTGGAGGGAAATGATTCAGAAACGACTGTCCCGGTTGTGGAGGAAGGCAGGATGCCGAGTTCCGTAGACGGTTCATCTACAGATACGGAGGTTGATCCTGTTGACGAATATGATGAGCCTACTTTAACTACTGCGACAAAAACAGCCGTTGCTGCAACCGATTATGCTCAAGTCATTTCGACGGAAGATAAATTCTATGATGCAATCATATCCCGCGGAACCGATGCCATCAACACGGCACCATGGGGCACCGAAGGATATCAGACTATCGGCCATAGTTCTGCTTATCTGAACAGCGAAGTGAGCGTGAGCCGGGAGCAAACGATGGATTACGGCGTGACGTGGGCGCTGATTTCGCATAAAGGCCAGGAACTGGGGTGGATCGCGAAGGATGCTTTGAAGGAAGCAACGTATGCCCAAAGCGTATCCGAAAAAGCAGCCGATTACTCAGCAACGATCATCCGCGGAACGGACGCCATCAACACGGCGCCGTGGGGAGCGAAAGGCTTCCGTACAATCGGGAACAGTTCGGCTTATTTGGGGACGGAAGTGAGCGTGAGCCGGGAGCAAACGATGGATTACGGCGTGACTTGGGCGTTGATTTCGCATAAAGGCCAGGAGTTGGGTTGGATCGCGAAAGATGCTTTGAAGGAACAGGCGTATGCCCAAAGCGTATCCGAAAAAGCAGCCGATTATTCAGCAACGATCATCCGCGGAACGGACGCCATCAATACGGCGCCGTGGGGAGCGAAAGGCTTCCGGACAATCGGGAACAGCTCGGCCTACTTGGGAATGGAAGTGAGCGTGAGCCAAGAGCAAACGATGGATTACGGCGTGACGTGGGCACTGATGTCGCATAAAGGCCAAGAGTTGGGCTGGATCGCGAAGGACGCTTTGAAGGAGAAAACTTACGCGCAAATCACGAAAGAGACTGCGGTAAGCTACGACGCAATCGTCAACCGCGATTCGGATGCGATCAACACGGCGCCGTGGGGAACGAAAGGCTACCGGACAACAGCATCCAGTGCGGATTATCTGGATCAAACGGTTGAAGTCACCAAAGAACAAACGACCGATTACGGCGTGACGTGGGCGCTGATGTCGTTGAATGGCGAGGAACTGGGCTGGATCGCCAAGGAAGCTTTGAAAGAAGTAAGCTATGCCCAAATCGTTGCCGAAAAAGCAGGGACTTATCCTGCCTTGATCAGTCGCGGCACCGATGCCATCAACACGGCACCGTGGGGAACGAAAGGCTACCGGACGAAGCATTCCAGTGCGGAGTATCTGGGCCAAACGGTTGAAGTCGCGAAGGAGCAAACGACCGATTACGGCGTGACCTGGGCGCAAATTTCGGTGGACGGCCAGGAGCTGGGGTGGATCGCGAAAGAGGCCTTGACCGCATTGGAAAGAAAAACGGAAACAAAGACAGCGGAAATCGGCTACCCAACAATCGAAAAGGAAGACGCCACGATTCCTGCAGGGGAACGGTGGACGGTCCAATCGGGGATCAAGGGATATGACACGGTAACGTATGAAGTGGATTATGCAGACGGCATCGAAATCGGCCGTCGGGAAGTCAGCCGCACAACCACAGCGGTAAGGGAAGAGATCGTCAAGGTCGGCACCCAGCAGGTCAACGGAGCCGGCGAGGAAGGTTCAGCCACCCAATATCTCCGGGTGGCGGACGGCGATTCGCTTTGGGGATTATACGAAAAGTACGGTCAAACAGTGGATCAACTGATGAAATGGAATGACATTGTGGATCCGGATCTTTTATCCATCGGACAGTTGATCGGCGTCGACGGATACAACCGTTACGCTGCGATCATCAAGGAACACCAAATTTTCGCATCGGAAGAAGAATTTCTAGCGTACATCACTCCGATATCACAAACACTGGCCGCTAAGAATGGCCTCTATGCATCGGTGATGATCGCCCAAGCGATCCATGAATCCGATTGGGGGACGAGCGGCCTCACGACATTGAGTCATAATCTGTTCGGCATCAAAGGATCGTTCGATGGCAATTCGGTCGATATGCCCACAAATGAAGTGATCAATGGCGAACTGATCACGATCACAGCGGGTTTCCGGGCTTACTCAAGTCTTTATGAGTCAGCGCAGGACTACGTGGATTTACTTTTGAATCAACCGGGTGAAAACGGGAAACATTATGCCCCGGTCTGGATGGAAAACACGACTTCCTACAAGGATGCCACTGCAGCCCTTCAAGGCCGCTATGCGACAGACCCAAATTATGCGGAGAGACTGGATAAGTACATTGAAAAGTATCAGTTGTGCCAGTTTGATACGCCCAAGGGTGAGTGTCCAGCATCAGATCAGTGA
- a CDS encoding glycosyltransferase family 1 protein — translation MTQPKRVLHFQGRMGKGGAETFMMNAYRNIDRSKYQFDFVIYEEFADVRPYHDEIAALGGKVFVVPNPNKNPLRYIKTVSKLLQENQVDIVHNEIFFGGGLNLWLAAKAGVKKRIAHSHATSDGKGNRFPYSVVRPIFNNLMMKYATDFIGCSDEAGIGLFGKEQPFVMLPNGIDLDRYRNVPVTKQGMHAQLGIPEDAFVIGHIGRFEEQKNHRLLLKIVQHILKKHPNTYLLSVGAGSLEAEIHGLAKELGVEKHVLFLGEREDIAELLKAMDVFLLPSLYEGLPIVAVEAQAANVKLVLSTEVSEDTVLSENVRFVPLDADLDRWEAEVMGDPQGNRPKPEMEAFDMRKTAKALEKIYDAKEGTA, via the coding sequence ATGACTCAACCAAAACGTGTCCTGCATTTCCAGGGCAGAATGGGGAAGGGCGGGGCGGAGACCTTCATGATGAACGCCTACCGCAACATCGACCGCTCCAAGTACCAATTCGATTTCGTCATCTATGAAGAATTTGCCGACGTGCGTCCTTACCATGATGAAATCGCCGCATTGGGGGGCAAGGTTTTCGTCGTGCCGAACCCGAACAAGAACCCGCTGCGCTACATCAAAACCGTCAGCAAACTCTTGCAGGAGAACCAAGTCGATATCGTCCACAACGAAATCTTCTTCGGCGGCGGCCTGAACCTGTGGCTGGCTGCCAAAGCCGGCGTCAAAAAACGCATCGCCCACAGCCATGCGACTTCCGACGGTAAAGGCAACCGGTTCCCGTACAGCGTTGTGCGCCCTATCTTCAACAATTTGATGATGAAATATGCGACCGACTTCATTGGCTGTTCGGATGAAGCAGGCATTGGCCTCTTTGGCAAGGAACAGCCTTTCGTTATGCTTCCGAACGGCATCGATCTCGACCGTTACCGCAACGTGCCGGTGACGAAGCAAGGGATGCACGCGCAGTTGGGCATTCCGGAAGACGCCTTCGTGATCGGCCACATCGGCCGCTTTGAAGAACAAAAAAATCACCGGCTGTTGCTGAAGATTGTCCAGCACATCCTGAAGAAACATCCGAATACGTACCTGTTGTCGGTCGGAGCCGGCAGTCTCGAAGCAGAAATCCATGGCTTGGCCAAGGAACTGGGCGTCGAAAAGCATGTGCTCTTCCTGGGCGAACGCGAAGATATCGCCGAATTGCTGAAAGCGATGGACGTCTTCCTGTTGCCTTCTCTGTATGAAGGCTTGCCGATCGTGGCGGTGGAGGCCCAGGCCGCCAACGTCAAACTGGTGTTGTCGACTGAAGTATCGGAGGACACGGTGCTGTCCGAGAATGTCCGATTTGTACCGCTGGATGCGGACCTGGACCGTTGGGAAGCCGAAGTCATGGGCGATCCGCAAGGCAATCGGCCGAAACCGGAAATGGAAGCTTTTGATATGCGCAAGACCGCAAAAGCACTTGAAAAAATCTACGATGCGAAGGAGGGTACGGCATGA
- a CDS encoding GtrA family protein, whose product MNNLLMQLFKFGLVGVVATVLDFLFLFLLTEIFGIYYLFSAAVSFVLSTLFNYVASMRFVFNSKFSKDEKTKELFLFIILSIIGLLLNQFLMWLFVEKIALYYMLAKIVATFFVMAWNFISRKIWLEGN is encoded by the coding sequence ATGAATAATCTATTGATGCAACTGTTTAAGTTTGGGCTTGTAGGAGTTGTGGCTACCGTATTGGATTTCCTGTTCCTGTTCCTTCTTACGGAAATTTTTGGCATTTACTACCTGTTTTCGGCAGCCGTCAGTTTTGTGCTTTCAACGTTATTCAATTACGTTGCCAGTATGCGTTTTGTTTTCAACAGCAAATTCAGCAAGGATGAGAAGACTAAAGAACTATTTTTGTTTATCATACTGAGTATTATTGGTCTTTTGCTGAACCAGTTTTTGATGTGGCTTTTTGTGGAGAAAATTGCACTTTATTATATGCTTGCTAAAATAGTTGCGACATTTTTTGTGATGGCATGGAATTTCATTTCCAGAAAGATTTGGTTGGAAGGCAACTAA
- a CDS encoding EpsG family protein — protein sequence MALYVFTFITLLLLGIAEVFYDNKKIVLIGGGLLAVLAGLRYYSGYDFVSYYYFFYDLTGLSDVFNGSIDAEPGYLFLNYLFLKLGLNYYAFILFFACLSMGLLVNYLYKNVPYPSLILFYYFSRFFLARDMGQIRGSIASIILLYSVKYMKQKQLFRFLFVVGIASLFHITALIFIVGYIYENYLYDGSWLQVMVLFGLAVAAGIVVQIPQLYLWAVPDRYAPYFTNPAYTGGQWLLNPVLLMQLLIFFGTLLFTNVRKDEKYRTYHNLYFLASLILIAFGNLATVGGRLSSPFATYEMFVAPYFILNFTKNKMVNLIFCLGFTVVIFLLIFILSGDYAYFIPYATLFE from the coding sequence ATGGCTCTCTATGTCTTTACATTCATCACCCTGCTGCTGCTCGGCATTGCTGAAGTGTTCTACGACAACAAAAAAATCGTCCTAATCGGTGGCGGCCTCCTAGCTGTCCTGGCTGGGTTGCGCTATTACTCGGGATACGATTTCGTTTCTTATTATTACTTTTTCTACGACTTGACCGGGTTGTCGGATGTCTTCAACGGCAGCATCGATGCCGAGCCCGGCTACCTGTTCTTGAATTATTTGTTCCTTAAGCTGGGTTTGAACTATTACGCGTTCATTCTCTTTTTCGCCTGCCTGAGCATGGGATTGTTGGTCAATTATCTTTACAAAAATGTCCCATACCCATCCTTGATCCTGTTCTACTATTTTTCGCGCTTCTTTTTGGCGAGGGACATGGGGCAGATCCGCGGTTCGATCGCCAGCATCATCCTGCTCTATTCGGTGAAATACATGAAACAGAAACAGCTGTTCCGTTTTCTGTTCGTGGTGGGGATTGCTTCGCTTTTCCACATCACGGCTCTCATTTTCATCGTGGGCTACATCTACGAGAATTATCTCTATGACGGCAGCTGGCTGCAGGTGATGGTTCTGTTCGGACTGGCTGTCGCTGCAGGGATTGTTGTGCAGATACCACAGCTCTATCTGTGGGCGGTGCCGGATCGCTACGCTCCATACTTTACGAATCCGGCCTATACCGGTGGGCAGTGGTTGCTGAATCCGGTCCTGCTGATGCAGCTGCTGATATTCTTCGGCACCTTGCTGTTCACGAATGTCCGCAAGGATGAAAAATACCGGACGTACCACAATCTCTATTTCCTGGCCTCTCTGATCCTGATCGCTTTCGGGAACCTGGCGACGGTAGGCGGGCGTCTGAGTTCGCCGTTCGCGACCTATGAGATGTTCGTGGCGCCGTATTTCATCCTGAATTTTACGAAGAACAAAATGGTCAATTTGATTTTCTGCCTGGGCTTCACGGTAGTCATCTTTTTGTTGATCTTCATCCTGTCAGGGGATTACGCCTACTTCATTCCGTATGCAACACTGTTTGAATAG
- a CDS encoding glycosyltransferase family 2 protein, which yields MENKPFFSIVIPAYNCAGSIRATLESIAAQTVSDFEVIIVNDGSKDATADALQAFTAVDSRFAFITIPNNGPGNARNQGIARAQGRYLFLMDADDEIERHTLERYQTILNNEAPDLIVASYNLRVLDNQEIVSEKQVIAEDHVYASNAAFLDNLYPLMNKQLMYVIWNKIYRLDIIREHQIAFPSYSSCEDRLFNIAYYRHAQKVVTTSEVLYQYAFEGKSSLTNKYFDNKFETFLEFYNELLDLTDKDLGGFSALFLKGTMSCIIPLHGKSCPLDWAGKKAYIQKILEHPRVQYATANSLTDTPIRKIMKLLFQSKSIYLNYIASGMMHLLSNASPKLIEKLKGNF from the coding sequence ATGGAAAACAAACCTTTTTTCAGCATCGTGATCCCGGCCTACAACTGCGCCGGCAGCATCCGTGCCACTTTGGAGAGCATCGCCGCGCAGACGGTCAGCGATTTTGAAGTCATCATCGTGAACGACGGATCGAAGGATGCTACTGCTGACGCGCTGCAGGCTTTTACAGCCGTTGACAGCCGCTTCGCTTTCATCACCATCCCGAACAACGGACCGGGGAATGCCCGCAACCAAGGCATCGCCCGCGCACAAGGGCGGTATCTGTTTTTGATGGATGCGGACGACGAAATCGAGCGCCATACTCTGGAACGCTACCAAACGATCCTCAACAACGAGGCCCCGGACCTGATTGTGGCTTCCTACAATCTGCGGGTGCTGGACAACCAGGAAATCGTTTCGGAAAAGCAAGTCATCGCTGAAGATCATGTCTACGCTTCGAATGCGGCGTTCCTGGACAATCTTTATCCTTTGATGAACAAGCAACTGATGTATGTCATCTGGAACAAGATTTACCGTCTGGATATCATCAGGGAGCACCAAATCGCCTTTCCGAGCTACAGCAGCTGCGAGGATCGTTTGTTCAACATCGCCTACTACCGTCATGCCCAAAAAGTCGTGACGACCAGCGAAGTGCTTTACCAGTACGCTTTCGAAGGCAAGAGCAGCTTGACGAACAAGTATTTCGACAATAAGTTCGAGACGTTCCTGGAATTCTACAATGAATTGCTGGACTTGACCGACAAGGATCTGGGCGGCTTCAGCGCGCTGTTCCTGAAGGGCACGATGTCCTGCATCATCCCGTTGCACGGGAAAAGCTGCCCGTTGGATTGGGCAGGCAAAAAGGCCTATATCCAGAAAATACTGGAGCATCCGCGTGTCCAGTATGCAACGGCGAACAGCCTGACCGATACGCCGATCCGGAAAATCATGAAGCTATTATTCCAATCCAAATCGATCTACCTGAACTACATCGCTTCCGGCATGATGCATCTCTTGAGCAACGCTTCGCCGAAATTGATCGAAAAACTCAAAGGAAATTTCTAG
- the galU gene encoding UTP--glucose-1-phosphate uridylyltransferase GalU codes for MTKVRKAVIPAAGLGTRFLPATKAMAKEMMPIVDTPSIQYVVEEAMAAGIEEIIIISGKGKSPIEDHFDVNIALEENLKEKGKTAMLELVQKTNIPHIHYVRQAYPHGLGDAILQAEAFIGNEPFVVLLGDDIMPSEVPLAKALMDTYDETKGGVVATMRIPEAMTNRYGIIDIKEKVGEHIYSVNHFIEKPAPEEAPSNLAIIGRYLLTPEIFEILRNQAPDAGNEIQLTDAIESLNAIHPLVAYEYTGKRYDVGDKYGLLIANIEFGLENKDTADKMRPYLKELTKELKNKA; via the coding sequence ATGACGAAAGTACGGAAAGCTGTAATACCTGCAGCAGGTTTGGGAACACGTTTTTTACCAGCAACAAAAGCGATGGCCAAAGAGATGATGCCGATCGTGGATACCCCGAGCATCCAGTATGTTGTTGAAGAAGCCATGGCTGCCGGCATCGAAGAGATCATCATCATCTCCGGCAAGGGCAAGAGTCCGATCGAAGACCATTTTGACGTAAACATCGCGTTGGAAGAAAACTTGAAGGAAAAAGGCAAGACGGCGATGCTGGAATTGGTTCAGAAGACGAATATTCCGCATATCCATTATGTGCGCCAAGCCTACCCGCATGGACTCGGCGACGCCATTCTGCAGGCCGAAGCTTTCATCGGCAACGAACCGTTTGTCGTGTTGCTGGGAGATGATATCATGCCGAGCGAAGTCCCGTTGGCGAAAGCGTTGATGGATACCTACGACGAAACGAAGGGCGGCGTCGTTGCGACGATGCGCATTCCCGAAGCCATGACGAACCGCTACGGCATCATCGACATCAAGGAGAAGGTCGGCGAACACATCTATAGCGTCAACCATTTCATCGAGAAGCCGGCCCCGGAAGAAGCGCCGAGCAACCTGGCCATCATCGGCAGGTACCTGTTGACGCCGGAAATATTCGAGATTCTGCGCAACCAAGCGCCGGATGCCGGGAACGAAATCCAGCTGACCGACGCGATCGAATCGTTGAATGCGATCCATCCGCTGGTCGCATATGAATACACGGGCAAACGCTACGATGTGGGCGACAAATACGGCCTGCTGATCGCGAACATCGAATTCGGTCTGGAGAACAAGGACACAGCCGACAAAATGCGTCCATATCTGAAAGAATTGACGAAGGAATTAAAGAACAAAGCATAA
- a CDS encoding YfhO family protein produces the protein MKQKYSYLGSFLLPVISLLLAYIFIGIYPFGELSLLTIDMYNQYVSFFSYLKSILIGNNDIFYTFSKNLGGDMIGILAYYLMSPFNVVLLFFPLKYFTEAILFLSLLKTGFAGLTMSIWLNRKKASPYSMLFSIAYALMGYMLVYQQNIMWLDGVILLPLVVMGIDRIFENRSFLLYSCFLALSLVTNYYIGYMICIFSVIYVLMKVIGSCKGKSECFRYIANFILGSLLAGGLSAFLLIPTAFSLSGGKAEFNPDFFTFDPNFAWPDFISKFVIGSTNINQIITGFPNVYAGSFVLSGLVFFFLQGNIPIRKRIAYLFGFLVIVASFYFNGINLIWHGLNTPAWFPYRYSFVFVFLAVAAAYEAFLASLEKSINVIQLLLLVTLWVLIGFYMSGRAYDFITGFNAKITYVSLFISAFLLFAFSHAKPNIKRHVFVIMLAFSFFELTFNSHETLKQQAYAPRSEFTGNVEKVQPLTEAILEQDESFYRMAQDFQFNRNDPMLYGYSGLSHYSSNEKTFVKDFLGDIGFRNNGNWAYYGKGNTVTVDSLLAVKYLISSGAEHSHYTSLKSEDNLTVYQNPYALPVGMMVKNQTENLDLAQVDPFAMQNDLFGSIVTESAGDALKRSEGVSIKLENVQQSSNEYGTVYEKIDGSKDAFVIYTIDAAADGPYYAFFPSAYWIPTELYVNDEWIATYFNEYNYNIVPLGDYAQGEEITVTLKINNEKTIVLDELFYYEDLEIVKHNFEDLSSNSFQVDEHTSSSFSGSVESEVGKGTLLFTIPYDEAWQIEVDGELKEGKIAFQTFLAIDLEPGEHTVELKYVPKGWRAGVAITSVSMLIVALISFKARPQKRKH, from the coding sequence GTGAAACAAAAGTATTCCTATTTGGGATCATTTTTATTGCCGGTGATATCGTTGTTGCTGGCGTATATTTTTATCGGGATTTATCCTTTTGGAGAGCTTTCGTTGCTTACTATTGATATGTATAACCAGTATGTCAGCTTCTTCTCCTATCTGAAAAGTATTTTGATAGGGAACAACGATATTTTTTATACTTTTTCCAAGAATTTGGGTGGCGATATGATCGGAATACTCGCCTACTATTTGATGAGTCCGTTCAATGTTGTGTTGCTCTTTTTTCCATTGAAGTATTTCACAGAAGCAATATTGTTTTTGTCGTTGCTGAAAACTGGATTTGCCGGCTTGACCATGTCAATCTGGCTCAACCGTAAAAAAGCATCTCCTTATTCAATGCTTTTTTCAATTGCATATGCATTGATGGGATATATGTTGGTGTATCAGCAGAATATCATGTGGCTGGATGGTGTCATTCTCCTGCCATTAGTGGTTATGGGGATCGATCGCATTTTTGAAAACCGTTCTTTCCTGCTTTATTCGTGCTTTCTGGCATTATCGCTTGTGACAAACTACTACATCGGGTATATGATTTGCATTTTTTCGGTCATCTACGTACTGATGAAAGTGATTGGTTCCTGCAAGGGCAAGAGTGAATGTTTTCGTTATATCGCGAACTTCATTCTGGGTTCATTGCTGGCGGGAGGTTTATCTGCATTCCTGTTGATTCCGACAGCTTTTTCACTATCCGGAGGAAAAGCGGAGTTCAATCCGGACTTTTTTACTTTTGACCCTAATTTCGCCTGGCCGGATTTTATTTCAAAATTCGTAATAGGTTCCACGAATATTAATCAGATCATCACTGGTTTTCCAAATGTTTACGCCGGTTCGTTTGTTTTGAGTGGCCTGGTGTTCTTCTTTTTGCAGGGCAATATTCCAATTCGAAAACGGATCGCGTATCTTTTTGGCTTTCTGGTTATAGTAGCGAGTTTTTACTTCAATGGTATAAATTTGATTTGGCATGGACTGAATACGCCGGCATGGTTCCCTTACAGATACAGTTTCGTGTTTGTTTTTCTGGCAGTGGCAGCTGCTTACGAGGCGTTTCTGGCCAGTCTGGAGAAAAGCATCAATGTGATCCAGTTACTGCTGCTCGTTACGCTTTGGGTCCTCATTGGCTTTTATATGTCAGGCAGAGCCTATGATTTCATAACCGGCTTCAATGCCAAAATCACCTATGTTTCGTTGTTTATCTCAGCTTTTTTGTTGTTTGCTTTTTCCCACGCGAAACCCAATATAAAGAGGCATGTATTTGTGATCATGTTGGCATTCTCATTTTTTGAGCTGACTTTTAACAGCCACGAGACTTTGAAGCAACAGGCATACGCGCCACGGTCGGAATTTACAGGGAATGTAGAAAAAGTACAGCCCCTTACAGAGGCGATATTGGAGCAAGATGAAAGTTTTTATCGGATGGCCCAGGACTTTCAATTCAACAGGAATGATCCGATGTTGTATGGATACAGCGGGTTATCCCATTACAGCTCCAACGAGAAAACATTTGTTAAGGACTTTTTGGGGGACATAGGCTTCAGGAATAATGGGAATTGGGCCTATTACGGAAAAGGAAATACAGTCACTGTGGATAGTTTGCTGGCAGTCAAATACTTGATTTCAAGCGGGGCTGAACACAGTCATTACACTAGTTTGAAAAGTGAAGACAACTTGACTGTTTATCAGAACCCGTACGCTTTACCAGTCGGCATGATGGTCAAGAATCAAACGGAAAATCTGGATTTAGCGCAGGTTGATCCGTTTGCAATGCAGAATGATTTGTTCGGCAGCATTGTTACTGAATCTGCTGGTGATGCCCTGAAGCGGAGTGAGGGTGTATCCATTAAGCTTGAGAACGTGCAGCAAAGCTCAAACGAATACGGTACGGTATACGAAAAAATAGATGGCTCTAAAGATGCATTTGTCATCTATACGATTGATGCAGCAGCTGACGGACCATACTATGCTTTTTTCCCTTCAGCCTATTGGATTCCTACAGAATTATATGTGAACGATGAATGGATTGCGACTTACTTCAATGAATACAACTACAACATCGTTCCTTTGGGTGACTATGCCCAAGGCGAGGAAATTACGGTTACCTTAAAAATCAACAATGAGAAGACGATCGTGCTGGACGAGTTGTTTTATTATGAGGACCTGGAGATAGTGAAACATAATTTTGAAGATCTTTCTTCGAACTCATTCCAAGTGGATGAACACACTTCCTCGTCATTCTCAGGATCTGTTGAAAGTGAAGTCGGTAAAGGAACATTGCTGTTCACAATCCCATATGATGAAGCTTGGCAAATAGAGGTGGATGGTGAACTGAAAGAAGGCAAAATAGCGTTCCAGACATTTTTGGCAATTGATTTGGAACCCGGCGAGCACACAGTCGAATTGAAATACGTTCCAAAAGGCTGGCGTGCGGGAGTTGCCATCACCTCTGTTTCAATGCTGATCGTTGCCTTAATTTCCTTCAAAGCTAGGCCCCAAAAAAGAAAACATTGA